In one Candidatus Paceibacterota bacterium genomic region, the following are encoded:
- a CDS encoding MBG domain-containing protein, with amino-acid sequence MTKKSKSFAFFAILIISAVLVLGSFVSDSAGAAGAVATSTTQTLPDTEAPIGSPTTQGAPIDIWISPIATGKAELGTEASPYVADTSTKFDQLMRSFSYSWGSRAINNLENKVIFHLLPGTFKTAGQAQFLSSAHPRYANRVTWEFHDNWTLQGAGADKTFIELDSTVWANPSEDLDIFIIMGEGRAYNQEVPARFENQFVKDLTIDGNFSQIIGGFKNNNKKIRISGLSIYGDHSSVENIRATDFGSNYSDWESFPVMISGAQADTAPNNYVFDAGCQGSECSHITNSVYYGSVDPNATSQITVFTITGSYNGNPYDRSRVDNFREYAYLTGNRVELADSKTPINSISQAWLTKTGDGFLGGEGNYVQGYTLYNVKKGLVQNNSTLNASAGYYTDFWSQSNIDIINNKFERARNGVVLQTAPAANFNHTNYNISNNTITTIPSQDGARAAIRIRRAVFDSEPFTFYPPAETIAPRFIKNIKISGNSIMLASDPSGPVANTGIMAQEVEGLTVTDNILDSRFRTAMGWPDPAVITNRAFEFSPVERKDGSGNVIASYPTTITAKSGNKDEKGVTYDTVVVAADAPWGISAYAQAWYGPLGRNFFGNNVIASGMKYNFDLTQTAVNNLDQSGNLITAITGNVISTASQKTNLNLSAPSIPPFVPPIPSREIWIDDRTDGLPGTGTQKDPYDGSTAEKFDSILRNFSLARQTNLAVHLMEGTFHTRGIYNDILFGTVPFNVGWASFSGWNIEGAGMGKTSLEMVYPYLLQGDGYNHIVGSIPGSTNQHISDLTINCNLPRDNTIDTINGVSFGGDSSRIERVRAINCGGGIREGFVLSIASNDAHDSNDNYILDNVVENSFGKWSTAINLFHSNATWVNDTRTSGVMAGNIVRNAHSAEGASVAYGLGGIRNVVIYNNYAEAVDGGVIHDTANGEGAVIRNNRFVNLNNFGFNIGGGWLFKGYKITDNLITLKSPSTGVLFNGGRVEDAVVERNVIDFVNSANPIPFPGMVSTPPATVNISLDKSLAYVGSGVRITWTATNASSCYAYGGWSGPKSATGGTEDSVTLNTDTTFKIVCLNQVGRSVMAQVVVSVVPRPDEVPPVITTVPSADPIVSVTTDEEATCKYDIFPGKSYDSMTYAFTDSQDKKTHSAVLGVLAVGTNNYYIRCRDLAVTPNDNLQDYIISFVLRPNFGFSLNLDGDRTITKGEGSEVSNLVTVTKNDSVDTRAVALNISGLPENSEYSLGPCTPNPTCTSLLSVVLPTDVTPGNYEVTITGLVLDLAPVTSKFNLKVEAPSIIPATISLTNFKQTYNGQDKAISYETNPPGKEVSVVYSPINPKNAGTYAVTATIIDPAYQGETTGELTVEKADQTITFDGIGSKKTTDTFSVTPFARSTAGLPVSFSVVSGPANVADGVVSFSGAGDVTIRASQAGNENYKAAVDADQTFNVGKKVAVITLTNLNQTYTRDEVKSASFTTADPISAQNVSYVYHRINYLIDAIKLLPTIETDPTSPVEAGTYQVVATVNHPDYEGQVIDQLNIAKADQTVTFNQVLSGRQVGDKINLIAESTSGLSVSFEVVDGPATLNGNELSLNGAQAVTVVSRQSGDSNYRDATDVSKTFSVGKAPASVVINDGQDLVFTYGTQDKSIPVVTTPTGKRIVLTYSQENPTNAGTYSVTATIDDSNYEGSATGRLIIQKAPQTLTWNQDFTGKKVGDTITLSAVSTSGLPVDFTVSGVA; translated from the coding sequence TTGACTAAAAAAAGCAAAAGTTTTGCCTTTTTTGCTATTCTGATTATTTCAGCGGTTTTGGTGTTGGGGAGTTTTGTATCAGATTCGGCAGGTGCCGCTGGTGCAGTCGCCACTAGTACGACGCAGACTTTGCCGGACACGGAGGCTCCGATAGGTAGTCCGACGACTCAAGGGGCCCCTATAGATATTTGGATTTCCCCAATTGCAACCGGCAAGGCTGAGTTGGGAACTGAGGCGAGTCCGTATGTTGCCGATACTTCGACCAAATTCGATCAGTTAATGAGAAGTTTTTCTTATAGTTGGGGTAGTCGAGCGATTAACAATCTCGAAAACAAAGTTATTTTTCATTTGTTGCCGGGAACCTTCAAGACTGCCGGGCAAGCTCAGTTTCTTTCATCAGCGCACCCGCGTTATGCCAACCGGGTCACTTGGGAATTCCACGATAATTGGACACTTCAGGGCGCGGGCGCCGACAAGACTTTTATAGAACTGGATTCGACGGTGTGGGCGAACCCCTCGGAAGACCTTGATATTTTTATTATTATGGGCGAGGGCCGAGCTTACAATCAAGAAGTGCCGGCGCGTTTTGAAAATCAATTTGTTAAAGATCTAACTATTGATGGTAATTTTTCTCAAATTATCGGCGGTTTCAAAAATAATAATAAAAAAATCAGAATTAGTGGCTTATCAATCTATGGCGATCACTCATCTGTTGAGAATATTCGGGCAACTGATTTCGGTTCAAATTATAGCGATTGGGAGTCATTCCCTGTAATGATTTCCGGAGCACAGGCTGATACAGCTCCAAATAATTATGTTTTTGATGCGGGTTGTCAGGGTTCAGAATGTTCCCATATCACTAATTCAGTTTATTACGGCTCGGTCGACCCTAATGCGACTTCACAGATCACGGTCTTTACAATCACTGGTTCTTATAATGGCAATCCCTATGACAGGAGCAGAGTTGATAATTTTCGCGAGTATGCTTATTTGACGGGCAATCGGGTAGAGCTTGCAGACAGTAAGACACCAATAAACTCTATTTCACAGGCTTGGCTGACTAAGACAGGAGACGGTTTCCTTGGCGGTGAAGGTAATTATGTTCAGGGTTATACTCTTTACAATGTTAAGAAAGGCTTGGTTCAAAACAACAGCACCCTAAATGCGAGCGCCGGTTATTACACGGATTTTTGGAGTCAAAGCAATATAGATATTATCAATAATAAATTTGAAAGGGCGAGGAATGGCGTGGTACTGCAGACTGCTCCAGCGGCTAATTTCAATCATACCAATTACAATATCTCTAACAACACAATAACCACAATCCCGTCTCAAGACGGCGCCCGGGCGGCAATCAGAATAAGGCGAGCCGTGTTTGATAGCGAGCCGTTTACATTCTATCCGCCCGCAGAGACGATTGCTCCGAGGTTTATAAAGAATATCAAAATCAGCGGTAACTCGATTATGCTCGCCTCTGACCCGTCGGGGCCGGTTGCCAACACGGGAATTATGGCGCAAGAGGTTGAAGGTTTGACCGTCACTGATAACATTCTCGATAGCCGTTTCCGAACCGCGATGGGTTGGCCGGATCCAGCCGTTATCACTAATCGAGCGTTTGAATTTAGCCCTGTCGAGAGAAAAGACGGTTCTGGAAATGTAATTGCCAGTTATCCAACCACTATTACTGCAAAATCCGGCAACAAAGATGAAAAAGGGGTGACATACGATACGGTGGTAGTCGCTGCCGATGCGCCGTGGGGGATTAGTGCTTATGCTCAAGCTTGGTATGGTCCACTTGGACGAAATTTCTTCGGTAACAATGTTATTGCCTCGGGGATGAAATATAATTTTGATTTGACTCAAACTGCTGTCAATAATCTTGACCAGAGTGGCAACTTGATTACTGCAATTACGGGAAATGTGATCTCAACAGCCTCGCAGAAAACAAATTTAAATCTGTCAGCGCCGAGTATTCCACCGTTTGTTCCGCCGATTCCGAGCAGGGAAATTTGGATTGACGATCGAACCGACGGCCTTCCTGGGACCGGGACGCAAAAGGACCCTTACGATGGGAGCACTGCGGAAAAATTTGATTCCATTCTTAGGAATTTTAGTTTGGCACGACAAACAAATTTGGCCGTTCATTTGATGGAAGGCACTTTTCACACCCGCGGAATTTATAACGATATTTTGTTTGGTACCGTACCTTTTAATGTTGGTTGGGCGTCATTTAGTGGCTGGAATATCGAGGGGGCAGGGATGGGTAAAACCAGTTTGGAAATGGTCTACCCGTATTTACTTCAGGGTGACGGCTACAATCATATAGTTGGAAGTATTCCAGGCAGTACCAATCAGCATATTTCGGATTTAACGATTAATTGTAATTTACCAAGAGACAATACGATTGACACAATCAATGGTGTAAGTTTTGGCGGAGATTCATCGCGGATCGAAAGAGTGCGCGCGATTAATTGTGGGGGAGGAATCAGGGAAGGTTTTGTCCTCTCAATTGCTTCAAATGATGCGCACGATTCAAACGATAACTATATTTTGGACAATGTAGTAGAGAATAGTTTCGGTAAATGGTCTACCGCGATTAATCTTTTTCATAGTAATGCCACTTGGGTAAACGATACCAGAACGAGTGGGGTCATGGCGGGAAATATTGTTCGGAATGCCCACAGCGCCGAAGGCGCGAGTGTTGCTTACGGGTTGGGTGGAATTAGGAATGTGGTTATTTACAATAATTATGCCGAAGCCGTTGATGGCGGAGTCATTCACGATACCGCGAATGGCGAGGGAGCTGTCATCAGGAACAATCGTTTTGTAAATTTAAATAATTTTGGTTTCAATATTGGCGGAGGGTGGTTGTTCAAGGGCTACAAGATTACCGATAATCTGATTACTCTGAAGTCTCCATCTACAGGGGTACTTTTCAATGGTGGCAGAGTTGAGGATGCTGTTGTTGAGCGTAATGTCATCGATTTTGTTAATTCTGCCAATCCGATTCCTTTTCCTGGCATGGTTAGCACTCCTCCTGCTACCGTAAATATTTCTTTGGACAAAAGTCTGGCTTATGTCGGGTCCGGCGTTCGCATAACTTGGACGGCCACTAATGCCTCTTCTTGTTATGCCTATGGTGGTTGGAGTGGTCCGAAGAGCGCGACTGGCGGGACCGAAGATTCTGTCACCCTAAATACCGATACCACTTTCAAAATAGTTTGTCTGAATCAGGTCGGCCGGAGTGTAATGGCACAGGTTGTCGTCTCAGTAGTCCCACGACCGGACGAGGTCCCGCCAGTTATCACGACAGTCCCGTCTGCAGACCCAATAGTCTCGGTCACTACCGATGAAGAGGCGACTTGTAAGTACGACATCTTTCCTGGTAAATCTTACGACTCGATGACTTACGCCTTTACAGATTCCCAAGATAAAAAAACTCACAGCGCAGTTTTAGGTGTCCTTGCGGTCGGCACTAATAATTATTACATTCGTTGTCGAGATTTGGCTGTCACGCCGAATGACAATCTCCAAGATTACATTATCAGCTTTGTTCTAAGGCCAAATTTCGGTTTTTCTTTGAATCTTGATGGTGACAGAACAATTACTAAGGGCGAGGGTAGCGAAGTTTCAAATTTGGTCACTGTGACCAAGAATGACTCGGTTGATACCAGGGCAGTGGCGTTGAACATCTCCGGGTTGCCGGAAAATTCTGAATATAGCCTCGGACCCTGCACCCCTAATCCGACCTGCACCAGTCTTTTGAGTGTAGTTTTGCCGACTGATGTGACCCCGGGTAATTATGAGGTGACTATTACAGGTTTGGTTTTAGACCTTGCCCCAGTCACATCTAAATTTAACCTCAAAGTTGAGGCGCCAAGTATTATTCCGGCAACCATCTCTCTCACAAATTTTAAGCAAACATATAACGGTCAAGACAAGGCGATTTCATACGAGACGAATCCACCGGGGAAGGAGGTTTCAGTTGTTTATAGCCCAATCAATCCTAAAAATGCTGGCACTTATGCTGTGACAGCCACAATCATCGATCCGGCTTATCAAGGGGAGACTACGGGTGAGCTTACAGTTGAGAAAGCTGACCAGACGATTACTTTTGATGGTATTGGAAGTAAAAAAACCACTGACACTTTTTCGGTGACACCGTTTGCTCGGTCGACCGCCGGTTTGCCGGTTAGTTTTAGTGTGGTTTCTGGTCCGGCCAATGTTGCTGACGGGGTCGTAAGCTTTAGCGGTGCCGGCGATGTGACAATTCGCGCCAGTCAAGCCGGAAATGAAAATTACAAGGCGGCGGTAGATGCCGATCAGACTTTTAATGTCGGTAAAAAGGTGGCGGTTATCACTCTCACTAATTTAAATCAAACCTATACTAGAGATGAGGTTAAATCGGCTTCCTTTACAACCGCTGATCCAATTTCAGCTCAAAATGTTTCTTATGTTTATCATCGAATTAATTATTTAATCGACGCTATCAAACTGTTGCCAACAATCGAGACAGATCCAACTTCTCCGGTCGAAGCCGGAACTTATCAGGTGGTGGCGACGGTCAATCATCCCGATTATGAAGGTCAGGTTATTGATCAGCTGAATATTGCCAAAGCCGATCAGACTGTCACCTTTAATCAGGTTCTCTCTGGTCGTCAGGTTGGAGATAAAATTAATTTAATCGCCGAGAGCACTTCCGGCTTGTCAGTTTCTTTTGAGGTGGTAGATGGACCGGCGACTTTAAATGGCAATGAACTTAGCTTAAACGGCGCTCAAGCTGTGACGGTTGTCTCGAGACAGTCTGGCGATAGTAATTACCGAGATGCAACAGATGTCTCAAAAACTTTCTCGGTCGGTAAAGCTCCGGCTTCAGTTGTTATTAATGACGGTCAAGATCTGGTATTTACTTACGGCACGCAGGATAAATCGATTCCGGTGGTTACGACCCCGACCGGTAAAAGAATTGTCCTGACTTATAGTCAGGAAAATCCCACCAACGCCGGCACTTACTCGGTGACCGCGACAATTGACGATTCAAATTATGAAGGTAGTGCAACCGGCCGATTGATTATTCAGAAAGCCCCCCAAACCCTCACCTGGAATCAAGACTTCACTGGCAAGAAAGTTGGCGACACCATCACTCTCTCGGCTGTCTCCACCTCCGGTCTACCAGTTGATTTCACCGTCTCCGGCGTCGCCT
- the nusA gene encoding transcription termination factor NusA, protein MFDLKVINSVLDQLEEERGIPREKILEAIEMALATAYKKEYGKKGQIVRATFDIRTGESNFSQVKVVVDKTKIIMPEEEDDIRSGAVELPEGDERVYFNPEHHLMIEDAKKIKKGVAVGDEVIFPLEYKDDFGRIAAQTAKQVIIQKIREAEKVSVMGEYGEREGEIVTGTVQRIERGNIFVDMGRATGLLPYEEQIPNEHYRQGERVRAYLYKVEESPRGILLRLSRSHPKFLEKLFATEAPEIANGAVVIKAVAREAGSRSKVAVMSTDSHIDPVGSMVGQRGVRVSTVMSELGGEKIDIISWSENQKQFIEDSLSPAKVLGVEISEAEHKATVEVAEDQQSLAIGKGGQNVRLAAKLTGWKIDIRSTKGENLAEAEVEADKEKKPTKDIHSKEDIVVE, encoded by the coding sequence ATGTTTGATCTCAAAGTAATCAATTCGGTTTTAGACCAGCTCGAAGAGGAGCGGGGTATTCCGCGTGAGAAAATTTTGGAAGCCATCGAAATGGCCTTAGCCACGGCTTACAAAAAAGAGTACGGCAAGAAGGGACAAATTGTCCGAGCCACCTTCGACATCAGAACCGGCGAGAGTAATTTCTCCCAGGTGAAAGTTGTTGTCGATAAAACCAAAATTATCATGCCGGAAGAAGAAGATGATATTAGAAGTGGCGCAGTGGAATTGCCGGAAGGCGACGAGCGCGTTTATTTCAATCCGGAACATCATTTAATGATTGAAGATGCCAAGAAAATCAAAAAGGGTGTCGCGGTCGGCGATGAGGTCATTTTCCCTCTGGAATATAAAGACGATTTCGGCCGTATTGCGGCTCAAACCGCCAAACAAGTCATCATCCAGAAAATTCGCGAAGCCGAAAAAGTTTCTGTCATGGGTGAATACGGCGAACGCGAGGGTGAAATTGTCACCGGTACTGTCCAGAGAATTGAGCGCGGAAACATCTTCGTCGATATGGGACGAGCCACCGGCTTGCTACCATACGAAGAGCAAATCCCTAACGAACACTACCGCCAGGGCGAGAGAGTTCGCGCCTATCTCTACAAAGTTGAAGAATCGCCTCGCGGTATTCTCTTGCGCCTTTCTCGATCTCATCCAAAATTCTTGGAAAAACTCTTTGCCACTGAAGCTCCGGAAATTGCCAACGGCGCGGTGGTAATCAAAGCCGTCGCCCGAGAAGCCGGCTCTCGTTCCAAGGTTGCGGTCATGTCGACCGACAGCCACATCGACCCAGTGGGTTCAATGGTCGGTCAGCGCGGTGTCCGTGTCTCGACCGTCATGAGTGAACTTGGCGGTGAAAAAATTGATATTATTTCTTGGTCAGAAAACCAGAAGCAATTTATTGAGGATTCCCTCTCTCCGGCCAAAGTCTTGGGCGTAGAAATCAGCGAAGCTGAACACAAAGCCACTGTCGAAGTCGCCGAGGACCAGCAATCTTTAGCTATCGGCAAGGGCGGACAAAATGTCAGACTCGCCGCCAAATTGACCGGCTGGAAAATTGACATCCGCTCAACCAAAGGTGAAAACTTGGCCGAGGCTGAAGTCGAGGCCGACAAGGAGAAAAAACCGACCAAAGATATTCACTCGAAAGAAGATATTGTCGTAGAGTAA
- a CDS encoding sodium-translocating pyrophosphatase, which translates to MSPTIIFALVSGILAIVYGLLLARFILKKSAGNARMQEIAAAIQTGAKAYLNRQYKTISLIAVILFVILSFALGLRTGIGFLVGAIFSAIAGYIGMNISVRANVRTAEAAREGLAKALSLAFKGGAVTGLLVVGLALLGVTLLYIGFGDVKYLIGLAFGSSLISVFARLGGGIFTKAADVGADLVGKVEAGIPEDDPRNPAVIADNVGDNVGDCAGMAADLFETYVVTLVATMLLGVLTFKNFEGALLYPLALGGVGIIASIIGTWFVKLNKSNNIMGALYKGLIAAGVLAAIAFYPVTKWLMSGNGIYEVSALFYAAIAGLVVTALLVIITEYYTSTKYAPVKSIAKASESGHGTNVIQGLAISMKATALPLLTIVAGILATYHFAGLYGIAVAAMSMLSMTGIIVAIDAYGPITDNAGGIAEMAELPKEVRDITDPLDAVGNTTKAVTKGYAIGSAGLAALVLFASYTEEINALGANLSFSLGDPKVIVGLFLGGLLPYYFAALAMEAVGKAAGKVVDEVRRQFREIAGIMQGTAKPDYARSVDIVTTAAIKEMIVPALIPVVVPILVGFILGPVALGGLLVGSIVTGLFVAISMTSGGGAWDNAKKHIEQGNHGGKGGHAHKSAVTGDTVGDPYKDTAGPAINPMIKILNIVALLIAAFII; encoded by the coding sequence ATGAGTCCAACAATTATTTTTGCCCTAGTTAGCGGAATTCTGGCCATCGTCTACGGCCTTTTGCTCGCCCGTTTCATTCTAAAGAAGAGCGCCGGCAATGCCCGCATGCAGGAAATCGCCGCCGCCATTCAGACCGGCGCCAAAGCTTATCTGAATCGTCAGTACAAGACTATCAGCTTAATCGCTGTGATTCTTTTCGTAATCTTGTCATTCGCTTTAGGCCTTCGAACTGGCATCGGCTTTCTGGTCGGCGCCATCTTTTCGGCTATCGCCGGCTACATCGGCATGAATATTTCTGTTCGCGCCAATGTGCGAACTGCCGAGGCTGCCAGGGAAGGACTCGCCAAAGCTTTGTCTTTGGCCTTCAAAGGCGGAGCAGTCACCGGACTTTTGGTTGTCGGCTTGGCCCTACTCGGAGTCACTTTGCTTTATATCGGTTTTGGCGATGTTAAATACCTAATTGGTTTGGCCTTCGGTTCCAGTCTAATTTCAGTCTTCGCCCGACTCGGTGGCGGTATCTTTACCAAAGCCGCTGATGTCGGAGCCGACTTAGTTGGAAAAGTTGAAGCCGGAATTCCAGAAGATGACCCGAGAAATCCGGCCGTCATCGCCGACAATGTTGGCGATAATGTTGGCGACTGCGCCGGCATGGCCGCTGACTTGTTTGAAACTTATGTTGTCACCTTGGTGGCGACAATGTTACTCGGCGTTCTCACCTTCAAAAACTTCGAGGGTGCTCTTCTCTACCCTCTTGCTTTGGGTGGCGTCGGCATTATTGCCTCAATCATCGGCACTTGGTTCGTCAAACTTAACAAGTCCAACAACATCATGGGGGCCTTGTACAAGGGACTAATCGCCGCCGGAGTTTTGGCTGCCATCGCTTTTTATCCAGTCACCAAATGGTTGATGAGTGGCAACGGAATCTATGAGGTAAGCGCCTTATTCTACGCGGCCATCGCCGGCCTAGTGGTCACCGCTCTCTTGGTCATCATCACCGAATACTACACTTCAACCAAATACGCACCGGTCAAATCAATCGCTAAAGCCTCTGAATCAGGACACGGCACCAATGTGATCCAGGGACTGGCCATCTCAATGAAGGCCACCGCCTTGCCACTTCTTACTATCGTCGCTGGTATTCTTGCCACTTATCACTTCGCCGGACTTTATGGCATCGCCGTCGCCGCTATGAGCATGCTTTCAATGACCGGAATTATTGTAGCTATCGACGCTTATGGTCCAATTACTGATAATGCCGGCGGAATTGCCGAAATGGCCGAATTACCGAAAGAGGTTCGCGATATTACTGACCCACTAGACGCTGTCGGCAACACCACCAAGGCTGTCACCAAAGGTTATGCTATCGGTTCAGCCGGCCTAGCCGCTCTAGTACTCTTTGCTTCTTACACTGAAGAGATCAACGCTTTGGGAGCTAACCTAAGTTTCTCTTTGGGTGATCCAAAAGTCATTGTTGGCCTATTCTTGGGTGGCCTCCTGCCTTATTACTTCGCCGCTCTGGCCATGGAAGCAGTCGGCAAAGCGGCCGGCAAAGTCGTAGACGAAGTCCGCAGACAATTCCGAGAAATTGCCGGCATTATGCAAGGGACCGCCAAACCGGATTACGCCCGATCAGTTGACATTGTCACCACTGCCGCCATCAAAGAAATGATTGTACCGGCCCTAATCCCTGTCGTCGTGCCAATCTTGGTTGGATTCATTCTTGGTCCGGTCGCTCTTGGTGGTCTACTAGTCGGATCGATTGTGACTGGCCTATTCGTGGCCATCTCTATGACATCCGGTGGCGGAGCTTGGGACAACGCCAAGAAACACATTGAGCAAGGCAACCACGGCGGTAAAGGCGGTCACGCTCACAAGTCGGCTGTCACCGGAGACACGGTTGGTGATCCCTACAAAGACACCGCTGGTCCGGCAATCAACCCGATGATCAAAATTCTAAACATTGTGGCCCTATTGATAGCCGCCTTCATTATCTAA
- a CDS encoding trigger factor: MQNYVIKNQEKLENSEIEVLIESPFGELEKHRAKALKAMLQDVELDGFRKGKVPEDIFIKRYGEVAVLYEAAGVLIQEILPQLLTELKLKIIGEPGITITKCASGNPLEFKVRLAILPEVKLPDYKKIASTENSKKPEAIKVEEKEIDEVVSFFRHQVLHQNLKAEGKEEPKGEHHHEDKDLPVFDDEFVKKLGNFKDVVDFRGQIAKNIEQDKIVKAKDAKRLTIIENISTKTDLPIPKVLVDNELNKMEAQLRHDIEKTGLKADDYLKHIKKTWEEMRKEWQPEALKRAKMELILFEISEQEKLAPTKEELEAETKRMLEHYKDASPDRVRAYLETALTNQKVFDFLESQK, translated from the coding sequence ATGCAAAACTATGTAATCAAAAACCAGGAAAAACTCGAGAACTCCGAGATCGAGGTGCTGATAGAATCACCCTTCGGCGAATTAGAAAAACATCGGGCTAAAGCTTTGAAAGCTATGCTCCAAGATGTCGAGCTAGATGGTTTTCGTAAGGGTAAAGTGCCGGAAGATATTTTTATCAAGCGTTATGGTGAGGTCGCCGTACTTTACGAAGCCGCCGGCGTTTTAATCCAGGAAATCTTGCCCCAGTTGCTCACCGAGCTTAAATTAAAAATTATCGGCGAACCCGGAATTACCATCACCAAGTGTGCCTCTGGCAACCCACTCGAATTTAAAGTCAGACTCGCAATCCTGCCGGAAGTCAAACTGCCTGATTACAAAAAAATCGCCAGCACCGAAAATAGCAAAAAACCGGAAGCCATTAAAGTCGAAGAAAAAGAAATTGATGAGGTTGTAAGCTTTTTCCGTCATCAGGTGCTCCACCAGAATCTCAAAGCTGAAGGCAAGGAGGAACCAAAAGGCGAACATCACCACGAGGACAAGGACTTGCCAGTTTTCGATGATGAATTTGTGAAAAAACTTGGCAATTTCAAGGATGTCGTGGATTTCCGAGGCCAAATTGCTAAAAATATTGAGCAAGATAAGATCGTCAAAGCCAAGGACGCCAAACGGCTAACGATTATTGAAAATATCTCCACTAAAACTGATTTACCAATCCCGAAAGTCTTGGTTGACAACGAACTCAACAAAATGGAAGCCCAATTGAGGCATGACATTGAAAAAACCGGTCTCAAGGCGGACGACTATTTGAAGCACATCAAGAAAACCTGGGAGGAGATGAGAAAAGAATGGCAACCCGAAGCCCTGAAGCGTGCCAAAATGGAATTAATTCTTTTTGAAATCAGCGAACAAGAAAAATTGGCACCGACCAAAGAAGAGCTTGAGGCCGAAACCAAAAGAATGCTCGAGCACTACAAAGACGCGAGCCCCGACCGAGTTAGAGCCTATCTCGAAACCGCTCTCACCAATCAAAAAGTCTTCGACTTCCTAGAAAGCCAGAAGTAG